From one Bos indicus x Bos taurus breed Angus x Brahman F1 hybrid chromosome 7, Bos_hybrid_MaternalHap_v2.0, whole genome shotgun sequence genomic stretch:
- the C7H5orf30 gene encoding UNC119-binding protein C5orf30 homolog, protein MEVDVNGESRSALTTLPLPVAEASSPGKAEAEKPRCSSTPCSPMRRTVSGYQILHMDSNYLVGFTTGEELLKLAQKCTGAEESKGEAVPSLRSKQLDVGLARSSRLYKTRSRYYQPYEIPAVNGRRRRRMPSSGDKCTKSLPYEPYKALHGPLPLCLLKGKRAHSKSLDYLNLDKMNIKEPADTEVLQYQLQHLTLRGDRVFARNNT, encoded by the coding sequence ATGGAAGTCGATGTTAATGGCGAGTCCAGAAGTGCCCTGACCACCCTGCCCTTGCCAGTTGCGGAGGCCAGCTCCCCGGGCAAGGCAGAGGCGGAGAAGCCCCGCTGCTCCAGCACGCCGTGCTCGCCCATGCGCCGGACTGTGTCAGGCTACCAGATCCTCCACATGGACTCGAACTATTTGGTTGGCTTCACGACTGGTGAGGAGCTCCTGAAGTTAGCTCAGAAGTGCACAGGAGCTGAGGAGAGCAAGGGAGAAGCCGTGCCTTCCCTGCGCTCCAAACAGCTGGATGTGGGACTTGCTCGTTCCTCTCGTTTGTACAAAACCAGAAGTAGGTACTACCAGCCCTACGAGATTCCAGCTGTCAACGGCAGGAGGCGGAGGCGGATGCCCAGCTCAGGAGACAAGTGCACTAAATCTTTACCGTACGAACCTTATAAAGCCCTCCATGGGCCTCTGCCTCTTTGTCTTCTTAAAGGTAAGAGGGCTCACTCCAAATCTCTGGACTACCTCAATCTAGATAAAATGAACATCAAGGAGCCAGCTGACACAGAAGTGCTACAGTACCAGCTTCAACACCTAACCCTCAGAGGGGACCGTGTGTTTGCTAGGAATAATACATGA